gatacttcaacataaatttaatgagagcatgatacttgcttctgatcttggacaggttaaacaagctgaggaagttaccaaagatgtgatcaagggAGATGCcgtgaagatagaggaaccaaatgggagttctcaagcatcaagagaagatctttggccattcatacctgatcagagtcacaaccatttgatgatcattaccatagaagaacccaatgcctaagaaggttcttggacagggttagctactaggcaagctccttgtgtgtgctcttttccttgctcttggttttgtcccacgaggttttccaggagaAGGTTTTTACCgaggccacagctagcttacaaatcaccttgaagcatctcggtccaagactaagaagaaaccatttcttctttgtttccttatttgaaccatattctattttaagttatttcattttgtgtcgacaaggagcatgttcctttagtctttatattgtttgcaaaactcattgagaaggtacacttgatattttataaaacttttatttcaaagaaaacctagagctctcaactgaactcgcagccgcctccttgccttgtgagaccagtacctccacggcttgaaggttcccttgtgttgtatcacgagccttccatctctcgtgtggtgcacttcaatccGCCTTGTTCTTAgtccacggtttctcttggttgattagatcaaacaatagaaccacctcttgatctagaacggctccatctctcttgcttggatcatacagcctttgtcagcctaggcttgtatcatttctggtatcagagctgaagttccttcatcatcaggttgtatctatccTCTCTACTTGTTTTAAAATCGTGTTAGTTCAtcttttcattcaaaaaaaaaaaaaagtaaatcgtTTGATCCCTTCTCATATAGTTAGAGTTGCATATTCATATTTGAACACCCATAAAAGTGTGTTCTTCGTTAGTGCATCATTAGATCGAATTATTTTGATTAGCTAGatcatcttttcaaaaaaaaaaaaaaaaattttcaaaacgtGTTCTTCAAGTTGCATATTTCAAATTTcctttttggtaaactttgtcaTATTAGTGTGATcgattttccttttgttttctttctttgatttgtttttcctttttgcaTCAAATCCCATCTTTACTTAATTCTTTTCATTGATCAGAACTAAGGTTTAAGTCTTTTAACTTACAGGAACCATGGGAGAAGCATCCGAGTTGGCTACTATGATGCAAGCCTTCAACGCAATGAGGGAAGAGATGAAGGAGATGcgccaagaccttggagataggctAACCAGAGTTGAGCAAAGACCCACGGCTCAAGCTACCCAAACTGCTGAGAGATTTCCGAATCGAAATCAGCAGTACCAAGCTCCAAACAACAGGCGTACTGGAGTACACTTCAATGATGATCCAGAGACTAGTACTCGGAATCAACAGAATGAAGAAGACACTGGACAACAACATGGTCCTTATCCGAGGGCAAGAGTTCAACAAGATGACTATGGagaagaggcagaggaggaagaggattacTTACCTCCACATAGAGCTCCACGGAGACCCATCCGCAACCAAGGCtatgaggaagatgactatGCACCTCAACAGAGAGGACATCGCCAACAACACCACAACCAAGGAACGGATCTTctaaagatgacaccaccacagtatgcGGGAAAGGTTGACCCTGaggcttaccttgattgggaaaagaggatgAATCACATCTTTgcttactacaaccatcctggccccaagagagttgctttggcagtagctcagctcacggataatgccttatcctggtgggatagattgtgcactgaccgtaggagagggcacttgaggcgACTAGACTCCtggttagacatgaaagatgctatgaggctgaggtttgtgccacaacacTATCACAgagacttgcacaagaagttcagaacacttaagcaagggagcaagtcagttgaggattactatgaggagtttgagaagctgAGAAATCGCCTTGATcttaatgaagatgaagaaaccatcatggctcaattcatagatgggttgcaagatagagtgagcagtaaggttgagagacaagcttatggGGATCTAAAAGACCTATTCCACTTAGCAGTACAAGCCGAGCAACatatcaagaagaagagcaccAGAGGCAGGTCTCAATCAaactggaactccaacaacaacaacaactacaaCAAGCCAGTAGACAAGGGGAAAGGGATCGAGGGAGATACTCGTTCCAAGTCTCAATCTGTGGATACCAGCAAAGACACCAGGACGGATCCAACTAAGACTACTACTCCTCAACGTGCCAGAGAcatcacttgtttcaagtgtaaGGGCCGGggacatatggctagagaatgtccaaaccagggagtgatgatgctcactgatgatgggtatgaatcacatgatgaggatgcacctgagttaCAAGCAGACTATGGAGAATTGCAATACCCagacgtgggagagagcttaatgataaggcgtgtgcttagtgttCTAGTAGAACCCGCTGAGactatccaaagagaaaacatattccatagcagatgcactatcaaaggcaaggtatgtaacctcatcattgatggtgggtcttgtactaatgccgcgagtgcttacatggttgataagcttggcttagtcaaggtccagcatccgcatccatataggctaagatggttagatgataagtTTGAGCTGCAGATcaaagagcaagttactatcccttttagcattggtaagtatcaagatgaggtagtttgtgatgtagtgcctatgcaagctgggcatgtattgttaggtcgaccttggcaatgggatagagaAACAAGACATGATGGTAGgtcaaacatgtatacattcatgcataacaagcgtaagattagtctagctcctctcactcctgctcaagttcatgaattgcatttgcaaatggttaaggagaaggaaaaatctgttaagtcaaatttcctaatccagtctagccatataagaaaggcaactgctaccaaacacacaatgctactaatgatctttaaggagcttttgagtgcaggttcaggtgaagtggagtatccaccagagattactaagcttcttgacaagttcaaagacttgtttccagaagagattccacacggcttaccaccactaaggggcattgagcatcagatagatTTCGTACCAGGAGCttctttgccaaacaaaccagcttgtagagtaaaccccgaggaggccaaggagttggaaagacaagttcaggacctattggacaagTGATACGTGAGGGAGAGCCTGAGTCCATGTGCAGTgcctgtcttactagtaccaaagaaggatgggacttggagaATGTGTGTAGACTGtcgtgccatcaacaacatcactatcaagtatagacaccccattcc
This Raphanus sativus cultivar WK10039 unplaced genomic scaffold, ASM80110v3 Scaffold1144, whole genome shotgun sequence DNA region includes the following protein-coding sequences:
- the LOC130503804 gene encoding uncharacterized protein LOC130503804, whose translation is MGEASELATMMQAFNAMREEMKEMRQDLGDRLTRVEQRPTAQATQTAERFPNRNQQYQAPNNRRTGVHFNDDPETSTRNQQNEEDTGQQHGPYPRARVQQDDYGEEAEEEEDYLPPHRAPRRPIRNQGYEEDDYAPQQRGHRQQHHNQGTDLLKMTPPQYAGKVDPEAYLDWEKRMNHIFAYYNHPVQAEQHIKKKSTRGRSQSNWNSNNNNNYNKPVDKGKGIEGDTRSKSQSVDTSKDTRTDPTKTTTPQRARDITCFNSLVSSGFILYAGLFGKAEPGTRSIWCSIPLIGGNPAGISSGNKS